One Leptidea sinapis chromosome 38, ilLepSina1.1, whole genome shotgun sequence DNA window includes the following coding sequences:
- the LOC126975951 gene encoding cytochrome c oxidase assembly protein COX19, whose amino-acid sequence MSTAMTFGQKQFIPTPPDKGSFPLDHEGICKKSMTRYLNCLFNNNSNASLCRDETKEYLECRMNNNLMAKEEWSRLGFPEEDTVDQSKK is encoded by the coding sequence ATGTCGACAGCCATGACATTTGGTCAGAAACAGTTTATCCCAACCCCACCAGATAAAGGCAGTTTTCCGCTAGATCACGAAGGTATTTGTAAGAAGAGTATGACaagatatttaaattgtttatttaacaataacagCAATGCTTCATTATGCAGAGATGAAACTAAAGAATATTTGGAATGCaggatgaataataatttaatggctaaagaagaatggtcaagattGGGATTTCCTGAGGAAGACACAGTAGATCAAAGCAAGAAATGA